The Pedobacter ginsengisoli region ATCCATGTTTGCTTCAACTTCCATCTCACGATATTTTTTCAATCCTGATTTGATTACGTTAGCAACCGAACCTTGTTGTTTATCACACTCACTTAAGGCTGCTTCGATGTTGTTTGAATTCAAAAATCCTTGGATTTTTTTAACGAATGAATCTAAGCTAGATTTTCCAGTTGCTTTACCAATTACAATAAGACGCTCAATAGAGAATACAATTACCATAAGGAACATACCCAATAGAACAGGTACGATAACTCCACCTTTGTAAGCCATACCCATGTAGTTACCTACTTTTGGAAGTGTATCGTGAAGATCTGGATCAGCCCCATCGATGAAATTGCCTCTGTCTCCGAAAATAAATTTGTAAACACATATTCCGATAATGATACAAATTGGAATAGTAAGAGTTGCGAATAAATTTGAAGCTGAAGAAGAGCTTTCTTTTTTAACTGTTGTTGGTTTTGGTGCGTTTGCCATTTTTTTTTAGTTTTTTAGTTTTTAGTACTTTGTTTTTTAAAATTAGATTAAATATTCCGTAATACACACAACGAGTATTACAAACAATTGTTGCAGTAACAAATTTATAACTTTGATTTTAATTCCAAATTAAATAATCGTTAGCTAGCTAATTCGTTTGTCCCATCAATTTTACCCGTTTGCACTACTGTTACTCCTAACGTATTACTGTATAATTAAAAAAGATTGTCTCGTTGCGGAGACAATCTTTCGCAATTAAAACTAAAAAAAAACTGAAATGCAAATTTTTAGGTAAAAAAAAAGCTTTAAACCGTCTTTTCGGTTATTTTTGGTAGCGAAGCGATCATTTCTTCGTTTGCGAAGGCTTCGAATTGCTTAAAATTATTTACGAATGCCAAAGAGAGTTCATTGGCTTTAAGATCATATTTCTGCTTATCCGCCCAGGTGTTTCTGGGATTCAAAATTTCTGAAGGAACATTTGGACAAGTCAACGGAATGCTCAGCCCAAAAACCGAATCAGTACTAAATTCAACATGGTCCAGATCTCCGTTTAAAGTCGCAGAAATCATTGCACGGGTATAAGACAGCTTCATCCTGCTGCCTTCACCATACGCTCCCCCACTCCAACCGGTATTGATCAACCATACATGCACATTGTTCTTTTTCATCTTTTCGCCCAAAAGCTCGGCGTACCTTGTAGGGTGAAGTGGCAAAAATGCTTTACCAAAGCAAGCTGAAAAAGTCAACTGAGGCTCAAACACATCAGCCTCTGTACCAGCAATTTTAGCCGTATATCCGGATATAAAATGGAACATAGCCTGCCCATTATTTAACTTGGCAATTGGAGGTAAAACACCAAATGCATCTGCTGTTAAAAAGAAAATATTTTTAGGTTCAGCAGCAATTGATGGCACCCTTGCATTGTCAATGTAATTTATTGGATAGGCAACTCTGGTATTCTCTGTTTTATCGATATTAGAAAAATCGACAGTTCTGCTTCCCTCAAAGTAATTGGTGTTCTCTAATAAGGCCCCGAATTTTATCGCATTAAATATCTGCGGTTCTCTTTCAACAGTCAGGTCAACACATTTTGCATAGCACCCTCCTTCAAAATTAAATACCGATTCCTTTCCCCAGCCATGCTCATCATCTCCAATTAATGCACGTTCCGGATCTGCCGAGAGCGTGGTTTTTCCTGTTCCTGATAATCCAAAAAAGATAGCTGTATCCCCTTTTTTCCCAACATTTGCAGAACAATGCATGGATAAAGTATGCTTCTGTTCAGGCAATATGAAATTCAAAACAGAAAATATACCTTTTTTAATTTCGCCGGTATATCCTGAACCTCCTATTAATATTATTTTCCTCGAAAAATTAAGGATAGAAAAGTTAGACTGTCTGGTTCCATCCACTTCAGGGTCGGCCAGAAAAGAAGGACTGGCAACAATGGTCCACTCAGGCCTTTCTTCAATAGCACCATCTTCAGGTCTCAAAAACAGGTTATTAGAAAACAAATTCTGATATGCCGTTTCAGTCACTACCCTTATCGATGTTTTGTAAGTCTCATCTGCACAAGCAAATGAATCTCTTACATAATATTTGTTTTTGCTTAGATGGGCTGTCACTTTTTTAAATAAAGCGTCAAATTTTTCTGGATCAAATTTGAAATTTATATCTCCCCACCATACCGAATCCTGGGTTAATTGATCACACACTATAAATCTGTCTTTTGGAGAACGGCCAGTAAATTTCCCCGTATCTACTGCCAATGCACCTGTATCGGTCAGTGAACCTTCTCCATTTTTCAAGGCCTCCTCAACCAATTGTGCTACGTTAAGCTGATATAACGCCCCATCCGAATAGAGATTCAGGTAGCTCAAATCAGGCTTAAGCATAAATGCTTTGCTCATAAGAATAATAAGTTAGTGAGGCAAAGTTATACAGATAAAAAGGTAAAATGGAGCTTTTTTAAAGAAAAATTTAACTTATTGTCGCTTATACACTTATAATTAAACACCTATAGATCAGCCACTTAAATAACAAATTATCCGCCGGATTTTTTTACTTTATAGCCTTCTTTTTGTAAAAGTAAAAGCACCTTATCCCTAAAATCTCCCTGTATAATGATCTCACCGTCTTTAGAAGCACCTCCTACGCCGCATTTTGTCTTCAACATTTTAGTCAATGTTGCCAGCTCATCATCACCTCCCCTAAATCCAGTAACCAATGTAACTGCCTTTCCACCCCTATTTTTACGATCCAGCATCACCCTTAAATCCTGCTGATTTGCAGGTATTGGTTCATTAGCGTCATTATTTTCCTCTTCATAAACAAAAGAA contains the following coding sequences:
- a CDS encoding MotA/TolQ/ExbB proton channel family protein yields the protein MANAPKPTTVKKESSSSASNLFATLTIPICIIIGICVYKFIFGDRGNFIDGADPDLHDTLPKVGNYMGMAYKGGVIVPVLLGMFLMVIVFSIERLIVIGKATGKSSLDSFVKKIQGFLNSNNIEAALSECDKQQGSVANVIKSGLKKYREMEVEANMDTDQKCLAIQKDIEEATTLEMPMLEQNLTVIATLVSVGTLTGLLGTVTGMIKAFGGLANSGAPDQAALATGISEALINTATGIGTSTFAIIMYNILTSKIDKLTYAIDEAGFSIIQTYASTHK
- the pckA gene encoding phosphoenolpyruvate carboxykinase (ATP), producing the protein MSKAFMLKPDLSYLNLYSDGALYQLNVAQLVEEALKNGEGSLTDTGALAVDTGKFTGRSPKDRFIVCDQLTQDSVWWGDINFKFDPEKFDALFKKVTAHLSKNKYYVRDSFACADETYKTSIRVVTETAYQNLFSNNLFLRPEDGAIEERPEWTIVASPSFLADPEVDGTRQSNFSILNFSRKIILIGGSGYTGEIKKGIFSVLNFILPEQKHTLSMHCSANVGKKGDTAIFFGLSGTGKTTLSADPERALIGDDEHGWGKESVFNFEGGCYAKCVDLTVEREPQIFNAIKFGALLENTNYFEGSRTVDFSNIDKTENTRVAYPINYIDNARVPSIAAEPKNIFFLTADAFGVLPPIAKLNNGQAMFHFISGYTAKIAGTEADVFEPQLTFSACFGKAFLPLHPTRYAELLGEKMKKNNVHVWLINTGWSGGAYGEGSRMKLSYTRAMISATLNGDLDHVEFSTDSVFGLSIPLTCPNVPSEILNPRNTWADKQKYDLKANELSLAFVNNFKQFEAFANEEMIASLPKITEKTV
- a CDS encoding translation initiation factor, encoding MKAKKKTLSDLGGIMYSTDPSFVYEEENNDANEPIPANQQDLRVMLDRKNRGGKAVTLVTGFRGGDDELATLTKMLKTKCGVGGASKDGEIIIQGDFRDKVLLLLQKEGYKVKKSGG